One region of Gorilla gorilla gorilla isolate KB3781 chromosome 15, NHGRI_mGorGor1-v2.1_pri, whole genome shotgun sequence genomic DNA includes:
- the TEDC1 gene encoding tubulin epsilon and delta complex protein 1 isoform X5, with the protein MGRRRQRVDPAAGARAGALPEAIAALSRSLPSGPSPEIFRRAKFDRPEATSALWQLLFRVLSPLPAGNALASLALEVQARLVKSALCSQGYPRLALAQLPEDGSQGSRELLLALSWLLARGPVPEQMLAQARVPLGDEMTVCQCEALASPGPPAPHMEAEGPVDVRHVQWLMGKLRFRWRQLVSSQQEQCALLSKIHLYTRGCHSDQSLSHLSVTEAEMLRDPEGGQQLLRTLERENQRLEAVLAWRRSELVFWRWMDTVLGTCAPEVPAAASQPTFLPWVPEHGGGELDLVVRELQALEEELRAAAERRRAAWEAKAGGCGRGPEWSAARRASREAVEKELGALQQCWEQDGGPAQPHGPHRLVRREDGAAGDRDLRAAVVIRTLRSQEACLEAVLRRLQGQCRQELARLVGALPGLIWIPPPGR; encoded by the exons ATGGGGAGGCGGCGGCAGCGGGTGGACCCCGCGGCTGGGGCCCGGGCCGGGGCCCTGCCTGAGGCCATCGCCGCGTTGAGTCGGTCGCTGCCCTCGGGACCCAGCCCCGAGATCTTCCGCCGCGCCAAGTTCGACCGTCCGGAGGCG ACCTCCGCGCTCTGGCAGCTCCTCTTCCGTGTGCTCTCGCCACTCCCTGCGGGCAACGCCTTGGCATCGCTCGCCCTGG AGGTCCAAGCCCGCTTGGTGAAGTCAGCACTATGCTCCCAGGGCTACCCTAGGCTGGCACTGGCACAACTACCTGAGGATGGCTCGCAGGGCAGTCGGGAGCTGCTGCTGGCTCTGTCCTGGCTCTTGGCCCGAGGACCTGTGCCTGAGCAGATGCTGGCCCAGGCCCGAGTGCCTCTGGGTGACGAGATGACTGTGTGCCAG TGTGAGGCCCTggccagccctggcccacctgcACCCCACATGGAAGCAGAGGGTCCTGTGGATGTCCGCCATGTGCAGTGGCTGATGGGAAAGCTGCGGTTCCGGTGGCGCCAGCTGGTGTCCAGTCAGCAGGAGCAGTGCGCCCTCCTGAGTAAG ATCCACCTGTACACACGCGGCTGCCACAGCGACCAGAGCCTTAGCCATCTGTCTGTCACTGAAGCAGAGATGCTCAGGGACCCAGAGGGAGGCCAGCAG CTGCTGCGGACTCTGGAGCGTGAGAACCAGCGCCTGGAGGCTGTCCTGGCGTGGCGGCGCTCTGAGCTGGTCTTCTGGCGGTGGATG GACACGGTCCTGGGCACCTGTGCCCCGGAGGTGCCTGCTGCAGCCTCACAGCCCACCTTCCTGCCCTGGGTTCCCGAGCACGGGGGTGGCGAGTTGGACCTGGTAGTGCGGGAGCTGCAGGCACTGGAGGAGGAGCTGCGGGCAGCTGCGGAGCGCAGGCGGGcggcctgggaggccaag GCTGGAGGCTGTGGACGGGGGCCAGAGTGGAGTGCCGCGCGGCGGGCCTCTCGGGAGGCTGTGGAAAAGGAGCTGGGAGCTTTACAGCAGTGCTGGGAGCAAGACGGTGGCCCGGCCCAGCCCCATGGGCCACACCGGCTGGTGAGACGAGAGGATGGGGCAGCAGGGGACCGAGACCTGCGGGCAGCTGTGGTGATCAGGACGCTGAGGAGCCAGGAGGCCTGCCTGGAGGCGGTGCTACGTCGACTACAGGGACAGTGTCGGCAGGaactggccaggctggtgggaGCCCTGCCTGGTCTCATCTGGATCCCGCCACCTGGACGCTGA
- the TEDC1 gene encoding tubulin epsilon and delta complex protein 1 isoform X8 translates to MGRRRQRVDPAAGARAGALPEAIAALSRSLPSGPSPEIFRRAKFDRPEATSALWQLLFRVLSPLPAGNALASLALEVQARLVKSALCSQGYPRLALAQLPEDGSQGSRELLLALSWLLARGPVPEQMLAQARVPLGDEMTVCQIHLYTRGCHSDQSLSHLSVTEAEMLRDPEGGQQLLRTLERENQRLEAVLAWRRSELVFWRWMDTVLGTCAPEVPAAASQPTFLPWVPEHGGGELDLVVRELQALEEELRAAAERRRAAWEAKAGGCGRGPEWSAARRASREAVEKELGALQQCWEQDGGPAQPHGPHRLVRREDGAAGDRDLRAAVVIRTLRSQEACLEAVLRRLQGQCRQELARLVGALPGLIWIPPPGR, encoded by the exons ATGGGGAGGCGGCGGCAGCGGGTGGACCCCGCGGCTGGGGCCCGGGCCGGGGCCCTGCCTGAGGCCATCGCCGCGTTGAGTCGGTCGCTGCCCTCGGGACCCAGCCCCGAGATCTTCCGCCGCGCCAAGTTCGACCGTCCGGAGGCG ACCTCCGCGCTCTGGCAGCTCCTCTTCCGTGTGCTCTCGCCACTCCCTGCGGGCAACGCCTTGGCATCGCTCGCCCTGG AGGTCCAAGCCCGCTTGGTGAAGTCAGCACTATGCTCCCAGGGCTACCCTAGGCTGGCACTGGCACAACTACCTGAGGATGGCTCGCAGGGCAGTCGGGAGCTGCTGCTGGCTCTGTCCTGGCTCTTGGCCCGAGGACCTGTGCCTGAGCAGATGCTGGCCCAGGCCCGAGTGCCTCTGGGTGACGAGATGACTGTGTGCCAG ATCCACCTGTACACACGCGGCTGCCACAGCGACCAGAGCCTTAGCCATCTGTCTGTCACTGAAGCAGAGATGCTCAGGGACCCAGAGGGAGGCCAGCAG CTGCTGCGGACTCTGGAGCGTGAGAACCAGCGCCTGGAGGCTGTCCTGGCGTGGCGGCGCTCTGAGCTGGTCTTCTGGCGGTGGATG GACACGGTCCTGGGCACCTGTGCCCCGGAGGTGCCTGCTGCAGCCTCACAGCCCACCTTCCTGCCCTGGGTTCCCGAGCACGGGGGTGGCGAGTTGGACCTGGTAGTGCGGGAGCTGCAGGCACTGGAGGAGGAGCTGCGGGCAGCTGCGGAGCGCAGGCGGGcggcctgggaggccaag GCTGGAGGCTGTGGACGGGGGCCAGAGTGGAGTGCCGCGCGGCGGGCCTCTCGGGAGGCTGTGGAAAAGGAGCTGGGAGCTTTACAGCAGTGCTGGGAGCAAGACGGTGGCCCGGCCCAGCCCCATGGGCCACACCGGCTGGTGAGACGAGAGGATGGGGCAGCAGGGGACCGAGACCTGCGGGCAGCTGTGGTGATCAGGACGCTGAGGAGCCAGGAGGCCTGCCTGGAGGCGGTGCTACGTCGACTACAGGGACAGTGTCGGCAGGaactggccaggctggtgggaGCCCTGCCTGGTCTCATCTGGATCCCGCCACCTGGACGCTGA
- the TEDC1 gene encoding tubulin epsilon and delta complex protein 1 isoform X6: MLAQARVPLGDEMTVCQCEALASPGPPAPHMEAEGPVDVRHVQWLMGKLRFRWRQLVSSQQEQCALLSKIHLYTRGCHSDQSLSHLSVTEAEMLRDPEGGQQLLRTLERENQRLEAVLAWRRSELVFWRWMDTVLGTCAPEVPAAASQPTFLPWVPEHGGGELDLVVRELQALEEELRAAAERRRAAWEAKLHLSSMAGDTLRGTHPEGAGGHLVRSRSCCETAPAPPAGGWRLWTGARVECRAAGLSGGCGKGAGSFTAVLGARRWPGPAPWATPAGETRGWGSRGPRPAGSCGDQDAEEPGGLPGGGATSTTGTVSAGTGQAGGSPAWSHLDPATWTLKACRRALVWEACPGPAWLGLGGADSKARWPQGRCRRRAHVTCSLQGWGWADSGRSPGLWLAALGTGMAGPLRRS; this comes from the exons ATGCTGGCCCAGGCCCGAGTGCCTCTGGGTGACGAGATGACTGTGTGCCAG TGTGAGGCCCTggccagccctggcccacctgcACCCCACATGGAAGCAGAGGGTCCTGTGGATGTCCGCCATGTGCAGTGGCTGATGGGAAAGCTGCGGTTCCGGTGGCGCCAGCTGGTGTCCAGTCAGCAGGAGCAGTGCGCCCTCCTGAGTAAG ATCCACCTGTACACACGCGGCTGCCACAGCGACCAGAGCCTTAGCCATCTGTCTGTCACTGAAGCAGAGATGCTCAGGGACCCAGAGGGAGGCCAGCAG CTGCTGCGGACTCTGGAGCGTGAGAACCAGCGCCTGGAGGCTGTCCTGGCGTGGCGGCGCTCTGAGCTGGTCTTCTGGCGGTGGATG GACACGGTCCTGGGCACCTGTGCCCCGGAGGTGCCTGCTGCAGCCTCACAGCCCACCTTCCTGCCCTGGGTTCCCGAGCACGGGGGTGGCGAGTTGGACCTGGTAGTGCGGGAGCTGCAGGCACTGGAGGAGGAGCTGCGGGCAGCTGCGGAGCGCAGGCGGGcggcctgggaggccaag TTGCATTTATCAAGCATGGCAGGTGACACACTTAGAGGCACGCACCCTGAGGGAGCGGGAGGGCACTTGGTGAGGAGCCGCAGCTGCTGCGAGACAGCCCCCGCCCCTCCTGCTGGAG GCTGGAGGCTGTGGACGGGGGCCAGAGTGGAGTGCCGCGCGGCGGGCCTCTCGGGAGGCTGTGGAAAAGGAGCTGGGAGCTTTACAGCAGTGCTGGGAGCAAGACGGTGGCCCGGCCCAGCCCCATGGGCCACACCGGCTGGTGAGACGAGAGGATGGGGCAGCAGGGGACCGAGACCTGCGGGCAGCTGTGGTGATCAGGACGCTGAGGAGCCAGGAGGCCTGCCTGGAGGCGGTGCTACGTCGACTACAGGGACAGTGTCGGCAGGaactggccaggctggtgggaGCCCTGCCTGGTCTCATCTGGATCCCGCCACCTGGACGCTGAAGGCCTGTCGACGGGCCCTCGTGTGGGAAGCCTGCCCTGGCCCAGCCTGGCTGGGTCTTGGAGGAGCAGATTCCAAGGCCAGGTGGCCGCAGGGACGATGCAGACGCAGAGCCCACGTCACATGCTCGCTCCAGGGGTGGGGCTGGGCTGACTCTGGCCGGAGCCCAGGCCTGTGGCTAGCAGCACTGGGGACAGGAATGGCCGGTCCCTTGAGGAGGTCGTGA